From the Desertibacillus haloalkaliphilus genome, one window contains:
- a CDS encoding DUF3307 domain-containing protein, which translates to MTPFGMLVVAHLIGDFLFQTSWMAMYKATKWLPLLSHCLVYTVTVALIDWFSFGALSISAILFIFITHVLLDRRTFVQWWLRNIMKTTGKEAGWLGIVVDQIFHIIVLALALLLSSHGY; encoded by the coding sequence ATGACGCCTTTTGGAATGTTAGTTGTCGCTCACCTCATTGGTGACTTTCTTTTCCAGACAAGCTGGATGGCGATGTATAAGGCAACAAAGTGGTTGCCACTGCTTAGTCATTGCCTCGTTTATACAGTAACGGTAGCTTTGATCGATTGGTTCAGCTTCGGTGCTCTCTCCATCTCGGCCATTCTCTTTATATTTATTACTCATGTTTTGCTAGATCGGCGTACGTTTGTACAATGGTGGCTAAGAAATATTATGAAGACAACAGGAAAAGAGGCAGGCTGGCTTGGGATTGTTGTGGATCAAATCTTCCACATCATCGTTCTCGCACTCGCCCTTCTCTTATCTAGTCACGGTTACTAA
- a CDS encoding HD-GYP domain-containing protein — MENEYNLSLHKEKQDLSSDQLLQVIFDYASKIANEKDLDRLLMIMADMGREIVVADRCTLWLVDQNKNELWTKVAHKIDEIRIPSDSGLVGHAVQTGQPIYIDDAYGDERFNANVDKQTGYRTKAILVIPIRNNDGEIVGAYQAINKMTKAEKFSEKDLRTLTLAASYTGKSLESALLAHEIEETQKEIIFTMGEIGESRSRETGNHVKRVAEYSKLLALLTGMSETEAELIKMASPMHDIGKVAIPDSILKKPGKLTKEEFDEMKTHAEVGYNLLKGSNRKILRAAAVIAHEHHEKWNGQGYPNQLKGEEIHIYGRITAIADVFDALASDRVYKKAWDMERILNLFKDEKGEHFDPELTDLFLENFHSFVEIKDQYRDDS; from the coding sequence ATGGAGAACGAATATAACCTATCATTACATAAAGAGAAACAAGACTTAAGTTCTGATCAATTATTGCAAGTCATTTTCGATTACGCTTCTAAAATTGCTAATGAAAAGGACCTCGATCGCTTGTTAATGATTATGGCGGATATGGGAAGAGAGATTGTCGTGGCCGACCGCTGTACGCTTTGGCTTGTTGATCAAAATAAAAATGAACTATGGACGAAGGTCGCTCATAAAATCGATGAAATTCGTATTCCGAGTGATAGTGGTCTTGTTGGTCACGCTGTACAAACCGGCCAACCGATCTATATCGATGATGCGTACGGGGATGAACGTTTTAATGCCAATGTCGACAAACAAACAGGCTATCGCACAAAGGCCATCCTCGTTATCCCGATTCGTAATAATGATGGTGAGATTGTTGGTGCGTATCAGGCTATTAATAAAATGACGAAGGCAGAGAAGTTCTCAGAAAAAGACCTCCGTACGCTAACGCTGGCTGCCTCTTACACTGGTAAATCACTAGAATCTGCCTTGTTAGCTCACGAAATTGAGGAGACACAAAAAGAAATCATATTTACTATGGGCGAGATTGGTGAAAGCCGCTCAAGAGAAACGGGCAATCATGTAAAACGAGTGGCCGAATATTCGAAGCTACTAGCACTACTCACCGGAATGAGTGAAACCGAGGCCGAACTTATCAAAATGGCTTCACCGATGCATGATATCGGAAAAGTAGCCATTCCTGATTCGATCTTAAAAAAACCGGGCAAGCTGACGAAGGAAGAATTTGATGAAATGAAAACGCACGCCGAGGTCGGCTACAACCTATTAAAAGGCTCTAACCGAAAAATCCTTCGTGCTGCAGCCGTCATCGCCCACGAACACCATGAAAAGTGGAATGGGCAAGGGTATCCTAATCAATTAAAAGGTGAAGAGATTCATATCTATGGAAGAATTACAGCGATTGCTGATGTTTTTGATGCCTTGGCCAGCGATCGTGTCTACAAAAAAGCATGGGACATGGAACGAATCCTCAACCTATTTAAAGACGAGAAAGGTGAACATTTTGACCCCGAGCTAACAGACCTCTTCCTAGAAAATTTCCACTCGTTTGTCGAAATAAAGGACCAATACCGCGATGACTCATAA
- a CDS encoding transposase, with protein sequence MPRKSRVWYPGAIYHITSRGNRKMPLFYDEQDHLTYLQLLDTTRQRFPFYLHAYCLMTNHVHLQLETIQTDTRYIIQYLNSSYATYFNRRHRYVGHVFQGRYGAEIIQSIDYELDASKYIHLNPYVANMVERPGDYPWSSYKAYLYNMKMPLLHTDRILSYFPSPQSLNYRRFVERSLAGV encoded by the coding sequence ATGCCTCGCAAATCACGCGTTTGGTACCCAGGTGCAATTTATCACATAACGAGCCGTGGGAACCGGAAAATGCCACTTTTTTATGATGAGCAAGACCACTTAACTTACTTGCAGCTCCTAGATACCACACGTCAAAGATTCCCCTTTTATCTCCATGCTTATTGTCTAATGACAAACCACGTTCATCTTCAGTTAGAAACGATCCAAACCGATACTCGCTATATCATTCAATACCTAAACTCATCATATGCAACCTACTTCAACCGTCGACACCGCTATGTTGGCCACGTCTTTCAAGGCAGGTACGGTGCTGAGATCATTCAATCCATAGACTATGAATTGGATGCGAGTAAATATATTCACCTTAATCCATATGTCGCAAATATGGTAGAACGCCCCGGAGATTACCCATGGAGTAGTTACAAAGCCTACCTCTATAATATGAAGATGCCTCTCCTACACACCGACCGCATTCTCTCCTACTTCCCATCACCACAATCACTCAATTATCGACGTTTTGTTGAAAGGTCCCTTGCGGGGGTCTGA